The Calditerrivibrio nitroreducens DSM 19672 genome window below encodes:
- the ubiE gene encoding bifunctional demethylmenaquinone methyltransferase/2-methoxy-6-polyprenyl-1,4-benzoquinol methylase UbiE — translation MEEKSKQIQKMFNNIAPKYDLLNRLLSFRRDVYWRKKSINLLNISDGMTILDLACGTGDMIIQLRKKIKDVNIIGADFSKNMLDIARQKGVMNPLINADAHYLPFKDGSFDRIMIAFGFRNVVNKEIGLKELFRVLKPGGILCILEFSQPEGKIFSKIYRFYFQKVLPFIGGLISGNRNAYSYLPDSVYKFPKKDDYKKMILNAGFEKADFNFMTFGICNAAICYKKY, via the coding sequence TTGGAAGAGAAATCAAAACAGATTCAAAAGATGTTTAACAACATAGCACCTAAATACGACCTTTTAAACAGACTCTTGAGCTTTAGAAGAGATGTATACTGGAGAAAAAAGTCCATTAACCTGCTGAACATATCTGATGGGATGACAATTCTTGACCTCGCCTGCGGTACAGGCGATATGATTATACAACTTAGAAAAAAGATAAAAGATGTAAATATAATAGGTGCTGATTTCAGCAAGAATATGCTTGACATAGCAAGACAGAAAGGGGTAATGAATCCCCTTATAAATGCCGATGCCCATTATTTACCATTCAAAGATGGAAGCTTTGATAGAATCATGATTGCCTTCGGTTTTAGAAATGTGGTAAACAAAGAAATCGGTTTAAAAGAGTTATTCAGAGTGCTAAAACCTGGTGGAATCCTGTGTATTCTTGAATTTTCCCAACCGGAAGGTAAAATTTTTTCAAAAATATACAGGTTTTATTTTCAGAAAGTACTCCCATTTATCGGTGGCCTGATTTCTGGCAATAGAAACGCTTATAGCTATCTTCCAGATTCGGTATATAAATTCCCCAAAAAGGATGATTACAAGAAGATGATACTGAATGCAGGTTTTGAAAAAGCTGATTTCAACTTTATGACATTTGGTATATGCAACGCAGCAATATGTTATAAAAAATATTAA
- a CDS encoding menaquinone biosynthesis decarboxylase: protein MAYKDLREFLTKLEQENELVRIKEECDPILEITEITDRVSKSYGPALLFENPKGSEHPLLINTFGSFKRMNMALEVEKLDELGERIINLIDRNVPQNFFDKMKSLPMLFELNQIFPKIVKSGPCKEVILKGDDVDLFKFPILQCWPKDAGRFITLPNIFTKDPETGARNCGMYRMQVYDKKTTGMHWHIHHHGAEHFRKAKRMGLKRLEVAVSLGADPAVIYSATAPAPDGIDEMLLAGFIRKKPVELVKCETVDLEVPANSEIVLEGYVDADELRLEGPFGDHTGYYSLADMYPVFHVTCITHRKNAIYPTTIVGKPPMEDCYMGVATGRIFLPLLKKQVPEIVDMALPLEGVFHNIMFISIDKKYPMHAKKIMNFVWGTGQMMFTKMIVVVDKDVDVQNTSEVLWRLGNNVDWKRDIVIMEGPLDALDHSSPFPFWGSKIGIDATKKWPSEGHTREWPEDIVMSEEIKKLVDEKWKKLRL, encoded by the coding sequence ATGGCCTACAAAGATTTAAGAGAGTTTTTAACAAAACTTGAGCAGGAAAATGAACTTGTCAGGATCAAAGAAGAATGTGATCCAATACTTGAAATAACAGAGATTACCGACAGAGTATCAAAAAGCTACGGTCCAGCTCTTCTATTTGAAAACCCAAAGGGGTCAGAGCACCCACTTCTGATAAACACATTTGGTTCGTTCAAAAGGATGAACATGGCTCTTGAGGTGGAAAAGCTTGATGAACTGGGTGAAAGGATCATAAACCTGATAGATCGAAATGTTCCACAAAATTTTTTCGACAAAATGAAATCCTTACCTATGCTTTTTGAACTAAACCAGATCTTCCCCAAAATAGTAAAAAGTGGCCCCTGTAAAGAGGTTATATTAAAAGGGGACGATGTGGATCTTTTTAAATTCCCAATTCTCCAATGCTGGCCAAAAGATGCCGGGCGTTTTATTACTTTGCCCAATATTTTCACAAAGGATCCAGAAACCGGCGCAAGAAATTGCGGCATGTACCGTATGCAGGTTTATGACAAAAAGACCACAGGTATGCACTGGCATATTCATCACCACGGAGCAGAACATTTCAGAAAAGCAAAGCGTATGGGATTAAAAAGATTGGAGGTAGCTGTATCCCTTGGGGCTGATCCTGCTGTGATATATTCCGCCACTGCCCCCGCCCCTGATGGTATAGATGAGATGTTACTTGCTGGCTTCATAAGAAAAAAACCTGTTGAACTTGTTAAGTGTGAAACGGTGGATCTTGAAGTGCCAGCAAATAGCGAGATCGTCCTCGAAGGGTATGTGGATGCGGATGAATTAAGACTTGAAGGTCCATTTGGAGATCATACCGGGTATTACTCACTGGCTGATATGTACCCTGTTTTTCACGTCACATGTATAACACACAGGAAAAATGCCATATACCCCACAACCATTGTAGGTAAACCACCGATGGAAGACTGTTATATGGGGGTAGCCACCGGAAGAATATTTTTACCACTTTTGAAAAAACAGGTTCCAGAGATCGTGGACATGGCACTCCCCCTTGAAGGTGTATTCCACAACATAATGTTCATCTCCATAGACAAAAAATACCCTATGCACGCCAAAAAGATCATGAATTTTGTTTGGGGAACAGGGCAGATGATGTTTACCAAGATGATCGTTGTTGTGGACAAAGATGTCGACGTTCAAAACACATCTGAAGTCCTCTGGAGATTGGGTAATAACGTAGATTGGAAGAGAGACATAGTAATTATGGAAGGGCCCCTTGATGCCCTTGATCACTCATCACCATTTCCCTTCTGGGGATCAAAAATAGGGATAGATGCCACTAAGAAATGGCCATCTGAAGGGCATACCAGAGAGTGGCCTGAGGATATCGTAATGAGTGAGGAGATTAAGAAACTGGTTGATGAAAAGTGGAAAAAACTCCGATTGTAA
- the nth gene encoding endonuclease III produces the protein MEKTPIVNKFLEFLDGRFPDAKCELTHKNLYELAISTILSAQCTDEMVNKITPSLFQQYPDFFSLSNADIEHLKQIIKPTGFYNNKAKSILSLAKVVVENYKGELPLEMEILVKLPGIGRKTANVILSEYGTPSGIVVDTHVARVSKRLGLTTYDDPIKIEKDLISLIPEDRWGKISHQIIHFGRQICKARKPECSNCEMRDFCSYYKQQ, from the coding sequence GTGGAAAAAACTCCGATTGTAAATAAATTTCTTGAGTTTTTAGATGGCAGGTTCCCCGATGCAAAATGTGAGCTGACTCATAAAAATTTGTACGAGCTTGCCATCTCCACAATATTAAGTGCCCAATGCACCGATGAAATGGTAAATAAAATAACCCCATCTCTATTCCAGCAATACCCCGATTTTTTCTCCCTTTCAAACGCAGATATTGAGCATTTAAAACAGATTATAAAACCCACCGGATTTTATAACAACAAAGCAAAATCTATTTTATCCCTTGCAAAAGTTGTTGTGGAAAATTACAAAGGGGAACTTCCCCTTGAAATGGAAATTCTTGTAAAGCTACCAGGTATAGGCAGAAAAACTGCAAATGTTATTTTATCTGAATACGGCACACCATCCGGTATTGTGGTGGATACCCATGTGGCAAGGGTATCAAAAAGATTGGGGCTTACCACCTATGACGACCCGATAAAAATCGAAAAAGACCTGATAAGCTTGATCCCTGAGGATCGGTGGGGAAAAATATCCCATCAAATCATCCATTTTGGTAGACAGATTTGCAAAGCCCGCAAACCAGAATGCAGCAATTGCGAAATGAGAGACTTTTGCTCTTATTATAAACAACAATAA
- a CDS encoding IS256-like element ISCni1 family transposase, with product MDNIIINELSKYFKSMIQEIMLSEREKYLKEHSETRGNGYYIRTPKTILGNMELEIPRTRDGNFKPSIIPERKRVTFMLDDVIRALFTAGLSSRKTGEVIRNLMGTSVSASFVSSNLEISEEVISKFMNRELTENYPVIYIDATYISLKRDTVSKESVYVVLGLSTDGRREILTYCLPGGDEKSSVWRDIFINLTNRGLRGVKMVISDDLPGIGEVIKEVFPNADHQLCWFHLKKNIKNKVRKSDFDEILKELEYVFESKNEDEAKSRLQAFINKWSKLYRYFNNLRDKINSYCYFFKFHPKLRSYFSTTNWLERCFKELKDNIRIRGYFHSEESANKFLYLFFSDKSLKYNERKLKYSNIIEETLNG from the coding sequence ATGGATAATATAATAATAAATGAATTATCCAAATATTTCAAGTCAATGATACAAGAAATAATGCTAAGTGAGAGAGAAAAATACTTGAAAGAACACTCAGAAACAAGAGGGAATGGGTACTACATAAGAACACCTAAAACTATATTGGGTAATATGGAGCTTGAAATACCAAGAACACGTGATGGTAATTTTAAGCCATCCATAATTCCAGAGCGGAAAAGAGTTACTTTTATGTTAGATGATGTGATAAGAGCCTTATTTACTGCTGGCTTAAGCTCAAGGAAGACAGGAGAAGTAATAAGAAACCTTATGGGTACTTCTGTATCAGCTTCGTTTGTAAGTTCCAATTTAGAGATATCAGAAGAAGTTATAAGTAAATTTATGAATAGAGAACTTACAGAAAATTATCCTGTAATTTACATAGATGCCACTTATATTTCGTTGAAGAGGGATACCGTATCTAAAGAATCTGTTTATGTGGTGTTAGGTCTTAGTACAGATGGCAGACGTGAAATATTGACATATTGTTTACCTGGTGGAGATGAGAAATCATCGGTATGGAGAGATATCTTTATAAATTTGACCAACAGAGGATTGAGAGGTGTAAAAATGGTCATTAGTGATGATTTACCTGGTATAGGAGAAGTAATTAAAGAAGTATTTCCCAATGCCGACCATCAGCTTTGCTGGTTTCATTTGAAGAAAAATATTAAGAATAAAGTCAGGAAATCAGATTTTGATGAGATATTAAAAGAATTGGAGTATGTGTTTGAATCTAAAAACGAAGATGAAGCTAAAAGTCGGCTACAAGCCTTTATCAACAAATGGAGCAAGCTTTATAGATACTTTAATAACTTGAGAGATAAAATAAATAGTTATTGTTACTTTTTTAAATTTCATCCTAAGTTAAGGAGTTATTTTAGTACCACAAATTGGTTAGAGAGATGTTTTAAGGAACTTAAAGACAATATAAGAATTAGGGGGTATTTTCATTCTGAAGAGAGTGCAAATAAGTTTTTATATCTATTTTTTAGTGATAAAAGTTTAAAATATAATGAAAGAAAATTAAAGTACTCAAATATAATAGAGGAGACTCTTAATGGATAA
- a CDS encoding sensor domain-containing diguanylate cyclase, which translates to MEYTEITIKVDSYLTQKNLSYKYLIEGYFTKMHNYIRILASDSHVKNLFSNKDNKKYVLNLLLNFENSDRDINYIYIGHPDGSLVINNYEPPDGFNSTVRPWDKIALKNNPEISEGLPYQEIKTKEWLVSLSKVLIDDHNNVSGVIAIDTSLQRLINILNNKNDTLFESQNTFVITNNGDIIIHKDTEMLRKNFYEICKTASVNSRSEYTFKNLKKIYVVNDINTVHWRVITEIDKSELVFHILKRFALAIIIVISCTILIGLILSKILGERIIRPILNLKKRTQLILDRETITSDYLYPNNEIGQIAKDLENITLDAIYLKNKELHDLNDKLKALSETDQLTGLYNRRKLEMHLHHEFTRYLRYRGVFSIILFDVDNFKSINDNYGHSTGDFVLKELSTLLKKHLRESDLPARWGGEEFLILCPETNGQNALIIAEKIRKIVSEYDFGIDRAVTISLGIAEIDENTPNIDSLLVKADKNLYKAKNSGKNCTVFQ; encoded by the coding sequence ATGGAATATACGGAAATTACGATAAAGGTTGATTCCTATCTAACACAAAAAAATCTATCTTATAAGTACTTAATAGAAGGTTACTTTACAAAAATGCATAATTATATCAGAATATTAGCATCTGATTCACATGTGAAAAATCTTTTTTCAAATAAAGATAATAAAAAATATGTTTTAAATCTTTTATTAAATTTTGAAAACTCTGATAGAGACATAAACTATATCTATATTGGACATCCCGATGGATCATTGGTTATCAACAATTACGAACCACCTGATGGTTTCAACTCGACAGTGCGGCCATGGGATAAAATAGCTTTAAAAAATAATCCAGAAATCTCAGAAGGGCTTCCCTATCAGGAAATTAAAACAAAAGAGTGGTTGGTATCTCTCAGCAAGGTCTTAATAGATGATCATAACAATGTAAGTGGAGTAATTGCAATCGATACAAGTTTACAGAGGCTTATAAACATCTTAAATAATAAAAATGATACCCTTTTTGAATCTCAAAATACTTTCGTAATAACAAATAATGGGGACATAATCATTCACAAAGATACTGAAATGCTCAGAAAAAATTTTTATGAAATCTGTAAAACAGCTTCAGTAAATTCCAGATCTGAATACACTTTTAAAAACTTAAAGAAGATCTATGTTGTAAACGATATTAACACAGTCCACTGGAGAGTCATTACTGAAATTGATAAAAGTGAATTAGTCTTTCACATTTTGAAAAGATTTGCACTGGCAATTATTATCGTAATATCATGTACTATCCTTATTGGCTTGATATTAAGTAAAATTTTAGGGGAAAGAATAATAAGACCTATTTTAAATTTGAAAAAACGCACCCAGCTAATTTTAGATAGGGAAACGATTACCTCCGATTATCTATACCCAAATAATGAGATTGGACAAATTGCAAAAGATTTAGAAAATATAACTTTAGATGCCATCTATCTTAAAAATAAAGAGTTGCATGATTTGAATGATAAACTAAAAGCCCTGTCTGAGACTGACCAGCTAACCGGTTTGTATAACAGGAGAAAACTTGAAATGCATCTACATCATGAATTCACAAGATATTTAAGATACAGAGGAGTTTTTTCAATAATTCTTTTTGATGTGGACAACTTTAAATCAATAAACGACAACTACGGCCATAGTACAGGTGATTTCGTATTAAAAGAATTATCTACATTGCTAAAAAAACATCTAAGGGAATCTGATTTACCAGCCAGATGGGGTGGTGAAGAATTTCTTATACTCTGCCCTGAAACAAATGGACAAAACGCATTAATTATTGCAGAAAAAATTAGAAAGATTGTAAGTGAATATGACTTTGGTATCGACAGGGCAGTGACAATTAGTTTGGGAATTGCGGAAATCGATGAAAACACTCCAAACATAGATTCTCTTCTGGTAAAAGCCGACAAAAATCTTTACAAAGCAAAAAATTCAGGCAAAAATTGTACTGTTTTTCAATAG
- a CDS encoding SulP family inorganic anion transporter — MGLSISKLKGDLFGGITAGIVALPLALAFGVASGMGAKAGLYGAIFLGFFAALLGGTKTQVSGPTGPMTVVMASIVSAVKGDISTVVMIVLLAGIFQILFGIVKLGSFIRYIPYPVVSGFMSGIGIIIIILQINPALGSPVKGSPILTIANLGSTLSNINIQALLVFITTLLILYLTPKKIGKIIPTPLLALIIVTPIASILNFDIQKIGTIPQGLPAPIIPSINLHMISIAFTFSLSLAILGAIDSLLTSLVADSITRTKHNPNRELIGQGVGNALAGLFGGIPGAGATMRTVINVKTGGNSRLSGMIHAVFLFVVLIGAGKYASYVPMALLSGILIKVGVDIIDYKFLKLIKFAPKHDVIVMATVFFLTVLVDLIVAVGVGLVLASILLTYRMAKQMNIDILTPQQDQKISGEIDTIGEKCLRVIRIDGPFFFGSMTKVVDRGNELLDTKVVLFDCSKIPFIDSSAVFALEDIFLTLSDKGIKVLIYADDKIIDTIKNLGITNIIPHQHLFSDLQKAIDHAKKHTTECK; from the coding sequence ATGGGGCTAAGCATTTCAAAATTAAAGGGTGATCTGTTTGGGGGGATTACAGCTGGAATTGTTGCATTACCTCTCGCTCTTGCTTTCGGTGTGGCAAGTGGTATGGGGGCTAAAGCAGGACTTTATGGTGCCATATTTTTAGGTTTTTTTGCTGCCCTTTTAGGTGGCACTAAAACACAGGTATCCGGCCCCACTGGCCCTATGACAGTCGTGATGGCGTCAATTGTCTCCGCTGTCAAGGGAGATATCTCAACGGTGGTAATGATCGTTTTGTTGGCTGGTATATTCCAGATTTTATTCGGTATAGTAAAACTTGGTAGTTTTATCAGATATATCCCTTATCCCGTCGTTTCTGGCTTTATGTCTGGTATAGGGATAATTATTATCATTTTACAGATAAATCCGGCATTAGGAAGCCCTGTAAAAGGTTCACCAATACTTACAATTGCAAATTTAGGATCTACGTTGTCCAATATTAACATTCAAGCGTTATTAGTTTTTATAACCACGCTATTGATCTTATATCTTACTCCTAAGAAGATTGGAAAGATCATACCTACTCCCCTTCTTGCATTAATTATAGTAACACCTATTGCAAGTATACTCAACTTTGATATTCAAAAGATAGGTACCATACCCCAAGGACTACCGGCACCTATAATTCCATCTATTAACCTTCATATGATCAGTATTGCATTTACATTTTCCCTTAGCCTTGCTATTTTGGGTGCAATAGATTCCCTCCTCACATCCCTTGTTGCAGATTCTATTACAAGAACCAAACATAACCCAAATAGAGAACTGATTGGACAAGGGGTAGGAAATGCTTTAGCAGGATTATTTGGTGGAATCCCTGGTGCAGGGGCAACAATGAGAACGGTAATAAATGTCAAAACAGGTGGTAATTCAAGACTCTCTGGTATGATACATGCCGTATTTTTATTTGTTGTCCTTATAGGTGCAGGTAAATATGCATCATATGTACCAATGGCACTTCTGTCAGGTATTCTGATAAAAGTTGGGGTTGATATAATAGACTATAAATTTCTAAAATTGATAAAATTTGCCCCAAAACATGATGTGATTGTAATGGCTACAGTTTTTTTTCTGACGGTTTTAGTTGATCTTATAGTTGCCGTGGGAGTGGGTCTCGTTTTGGCATCAATACTTCTCACTTACAGAATGGCAAAGCAGATGAATATAGATATACTTACTCCCCAACAGGATCAAAAAATCAGCGGAGAAATTGACACAATTGGAGAAAAATGTCTGAGGGTTATAAGGATAGATGGCCCCTTTTTCTTTGGCTCTATGACAAAGGTTGTAGATCGAGGGAATGAACTACTTGATACAAAAGTTGTGTTATTCGATTGCTCTAAAATCCCTTTTATCGACTCATCAGCAGTATTTGCACTTGAGGATATATTTCTAACTTTAAGTGATAAAGGTATAAAAGTATTGATATATGCTGATGATAAAATTATAGACACCATAAAAAATCTGGGCATTACTAATATCATACCTCACCAGCATCTCTTTAGCGATCTTCAAAAAGCTATAGATCATGCTAAAAAACACACAACAGAGTGCAAATAA
- a CDS encoding pyruvate, water dikinase regulatory protein, with product MEIHTIGEDNGSDVKKVYILSDGTGQSAINVVRACLIQFDNINAKLIVYSKMDDEEKIKLALSRAKEDKAFVAFTIATKSLRRLIHTICHEDNIMHHDILGPPVEKFKIFLDSEPREFPNLLRRLDSKYFKRIEAIDFAIEHDDGKSMKRIREADIVILGLSRTSKTPTSFYLAQLGYKVVNIPLIYGMKIPEEVYSIDQNKIVCLVMDPETLQKIRQERLRHYKTNSDYTNIKKILEEVEFIYELVSKNRRWHLVDTTNKSVEETAREIIVKVYGRELEL from the coding sequence ATGGAGATCCATACCATAGGTGAGGATAACGGTTCTGATGTTAAAAAAGTATACATTTTATCAGATGGCACAGGCCAGAGTGCCATAAATGTGGTAAGAGCCTGTCTTATACAATTTGACAATATAAATGCAAAGCTCATTGTATATTCAAAGATGGATGATGAAGAGAAGATTAAGCTTGCACTTTCACGGGCAAAAGAGGATAAGGCGTTTGTGGCGTTTACAATTGCAACAAAGTCACTGAGGAGATTAATTCATACCATCTGTCACGAAGACAACATTATGCATCATGATATACTTGGGCCACCTGTGGAAAAATTTAAAATTTTTCTCGATAGTGAGCCAAGAGAGTTTCCAAATCTTCTAAGAAGGCTGGATAGTAAATATTTCAAAAGGATCGAAGCAATAGATTTTGCCATAGAGCATGATGATGGCAAAAGTATGAAGAGGATACGTGAAGCGGATATAGTAATACTGGGACTTTCACGTACTTCTAAAACCCCCACAAGTTTTTATCTTGCCCAACTGGGGTATAAGGTTGTTAACATCCCTTTGATCTATGGGATGAAGATTCCGGAAGAGGTTTATTCAATTGATCAAAATAAGATTGTTTGCCTTGTGATGGATCCAGAGACCTTGCAAAAGATAAGACAGGAGAGGTTGAGACACTATAAGACAAATTCTGACTATACAAACATTAAAAAGATTCTTGAAGAGGTGGAGTTTATCTACGAGTTGGTAAGTAAGAATAGAAGATGGCATCTTGTCGATACCACTAATAAATCAGTTGAAGAAACGGCACGGGAGATCATCGTAAAGGTCTACGGTAGAGAATTGGAGCTCTGA
- the ligA gene encoding NAD-dependent DNA ligase LigA → MSWTKTDYDRLVKELNHHCIRYYLLNDPAISDAKYDNLYKQLRKIEEEHPEWISPDSPTQRVGFKVTSGKTIKHLYKMFSLDNIYSEGELNDFFSKVYKVVGSDIDYVVEPKIDGAAVSIVYEDGVLSYAASRGDGVEGEDITHNIKTIRELPVSISEKNRIVLRGEVYLSKEQFNKINRERKNAGESLFANPRNAAAGTLKILDPAITARRGLSIFIYSIEEGRRYDNHFDDLKWLKSIGFPINEHIFVGKYKDIKGYIDKIESLRKNLPYDIDGAVVKVNKYEVRSILGETIKYPKWAIAYKYEAEQVTTILKDVIFQVGRTGIVTPVAVLDTVNISGSNVSRASLHNEDEIKRLGVKIGDTVFVEKSGEIIPKVIKVVPEFRTGGEKEIIFPSNCPSCGDKLFKIDAYWKCLNLDCPDRVKGSITHYASRDAMDIRGLGEKNVERFYDLGLLRSIPDIYRLEYDDLVNLEGFGELSADNLLKSIEESKRREFYRLIYALGIDGVGIKMAQTLALHFKSIDSIMAASIDDLMDIYGIGDEVGRSIFEFFRERRNIEMLQFLRRVGVNMVQKEVMGDKLSGVTFLITGTLSKPRKFYEDIIIKNGGKILSGVSKNLNFLIVGENPGSKLEKAKSLGVEVITEEEFFEKFEIRGD, encoded by the coding sequence ATGAGCTGGACAAAAACTGATTATGATAGGCTTGTAAAGGAGCTAAACCATCACTGCATAAGGTACTATCTCCTAAATGATCCTGCGATATCTGATGCTAAATATGATAATCTCTATAAACAATTACGTAAGATAGAAGAGGAGCATCCCGAGTGGATCTCACCTGATTCACCCACACAAAGGGTTGGGTTTAAAGTAACATCCGGTAAAACGATAAAGCATCTCTATAAAATGTTTTCCCTTGATAACATATACAGCGAAGGGGAGTTGAACGACTTTTTTTCAAAAGTGTATAAAGTGGTGGGAAGTGACATCGATTATGTGGTGGAGCCAAAAATAGATGGGGCTGCTGTTTCTATCGTGTACGAAGATGGGGTTTTAAGTTATGCTGCAAGTCGTGGGGATGGTGTTGAAGGTGAAGATATAACCCACAATATAAAAACGATAAGAGAGTTGCCGGTTTCTATTTCTGAAAAGAATAGGATTGTGTTACGGGGTGAGGTGTATCTATCCAAAGAACAGTTTAATAAAATCAACCGGGAAAGAAAAAACGCAGGCGAGTCTCTTTTTGCAAATCCAAGAAACGCCGCCGCTGGTACACTAAAAATACTTGATCCTGCCATTACAGCCAGAAGGGGTCTTTCCATCTTCATATATTCCATTGAAGAGGGAAGAAGATATGATAACCATTTTGACGATCTAAAATGGCTTAAGTCAATAGGTTTTCCAATAAATGAACATATATTTGTAGGTAAGTATAAAGACATTAAAGGGTATATTGATAAGATTGAGTCACTCAGAAAAAACCTTCCGTATGATATCGATGGGGCGGTGGTGAAGGTAAATAAGTACGAAGTTAGATCTATCCTGGGTGAAACGATAAAATATCCAAAGTGGGCAATTGCCTACAAATATGAAGCGGAGCAGGTGACCACAATATTAAAGGATGTCATATTTCAGGTGGGTAGAACAGGTATTGTAACCCCTGTGGCGGTACTTGACACGGTAAATATATCCGGCAGTAATGTATCAAGAGCTAGTTTACATAATGAAGACGAGATTAAAAGGCTGGGTGTGAAAATTGGCGACACAGTATTTGTGGAAAAAAGTGGGGAGATTATACCAAAGGTCATCAAGGTAGTCCCGGAGTTTAGGACAGGGGGAGAAAAGGAGATCATCTTTCCATCGAATTGTCCATCCTGTGGTGATAAACTTTTCAAAATAGACGCCTATTGGAAATGCTTGAATCTGGATTGCCCCGATAGAGTTAAGGGGAGTATTACCCATTATGCCAGTAGAGATGCAATGGATATTCGGGGACTGGGGGAGAAGAATGTGGAGAGATTTTACGACCTGGGTCTTTTAAGGTCGATTCCAGATATCTATAGATTAGAATATGATGACCTTGTGAATCTTGAAGGGTTTGGTGAACTATCTGCTGATAATCTTTTGAAAAGTATAGAGGAAAGCAAAAGAAGAGAATTCTACAGGCTCATATATGCGCTTGGTATAGATGGAGTTGGTATAAAAATGGCGCAGACTCTGGCATTACATTTCAAAAGTATTGACTCTATAATGGCTGCATCTATCGATGATTTAATGGATATTTATGGAATTGGTGATGAAGTGGGTAGATCGATATTTGAGTTTTTCCGAGAAAGAAGAAACATCGAGATGCTACAGTTTTTACGTAGGGTCGGTGTTAATATGGTGCAGAAGGAGGTCATGGGAGATAAACTTTCGGGGGTTACATTTCTCATCACCGGAACACTTTCAAAACCGAGAAAATTTTATGAAGATATTATTATAAAAAATGGTGGAAAGATACTAAGTGGAGTAAGCAAAAATCTAAACTTCCTGATTGTGGGGGAAAATCCCGGAAGTAAGCTGGAAAAGGCAAAGTCTTTAGGTGTAGAAGTTATTACAGAAGAGGAATTTTTCGAAAAATTTGAGATTAGAGGTGATTGA